The DNA region AGATCAACTGGGGTGCCAAGTCGGCGTCCGTGCGGTCCGTGGCCGAGGCGCTGAACATCGGCCTGGACACGATCGCGTTCATCGACGACCAGCCCTTCGAGCGGGACGAGGTCTCCTTCGCGCTTCCGCAGGTGCGCTGCCTGGACGCGGCCGAGCTGCCCGGACTGACCCGGCTGCCGGAGCTGATGCCGCGCTTCGCGACGGACGACTCCCGGCGCCGCCGCGAGATGTACCGGGCGGACCAGGTACGGAAGGACGCCGAGGAGCGGTTCGACGGAGCCCAGGACGAGTTCCTGGCCCGCCTCGGCATGCGGTTCGAGATCGCCCCCGCGGGCGAGCCGGACCTGCAGCGCGCCGAGGAACTGACCGTCCGCACCAATCAGTTGAACACGACCGGCGTCACCTACTCGTACGAGGAGCTCGACGCCTTCCGCACCTCGGACCGGCACCTGCTGCTCACCGCCTCGCTCACCGACCGGTACGGGCCGTACGGCACCATCGGGCTCGCCCTGGTGGAGAAGGGGGAGGAGGACTGGCACCTCCGGCTGCTGCTGATGTCCTGCCGGGTGATGTCGCGGGGCGTGGGAACCGTGCTGATCAACCACGTCAAGCGGCTGGCCCGGGACGCCGGGGCCCGGCTGATCGCGGACTTCGTGCCGACCGACCGCAACCGGATGATGTACGTCTCCTTCAAGTTCAACGGCTTCGAGGAGATCTCCCGCGAGGACGGGCGGGTGCGGTTCGCCGCCGACCTGTCGTCCATCCCGCCGGACCCGGCCTACCTCGACGTCCGGGCAGCCGGCTGACCGCCCGACCGCCCGACCGCTTGCGGGGGCCGGCCGCCGGGCCGGCCCCCGCTTCGTCGTATCAGCTCCGTCGTATCCGTTTCCGCATGCCCGCTTCCGTATATCCGTTTTCCGCACACCGAGGACACATGATGACTCTTTCCCAGAAGAAGGCCCTGGTCACCGGAGGCTCGCGCGGCATCGGCCGCGGGGTCGTCGAGCGGCTCGCCGCCGAGGGCGCCGACGTGGCCTTCACCTACCGCGAGCGCGAGGCCGAGGCCAAGGAGGTCGTGGCGGCGGTCGAGGCCGCCGGGCGCACCGCGTACGCCCTCCGCGTGGACCTCACCGAGGTCGCCGAGGTGCGCCGCACCATGGCGGAGGCGCACCGCCTGCTCGGCGGCCTCGACATCCTGGTGAACAACGCCGCCGCGGCGGCCACCGCGACGCGCATCGACGCCGTGACGGAGGAGGAGTTCGACGGGGCGATGGCGGTCAACGCCCGGGCCGTGTTCTTCGCCCTCCAGGAGGCCTCGCGGCTGATGAACGACGGCGGCCGCATCATCAACCTCTCGACCGCCAACACCGCGCTGCCGGTGCCCGGTGTGTCGCTGCACGCCGGCAGCAAGGCCGCCGTCGAGCAGTACACCCGCGTGGCGGCGCAGGAGTTCGGCCCGCGGGGCATCACCGTCAACGCGATCTCGCCGGGCGCCACCGACACCGAGCTGCTGCGGGCCAACATCACCCAGGAAGGCATGGAGCTGGCCGTCCGGATGACCCCGCTGGGCCGGATCGGCGAGCCCGCCGACATCGCCGGTGTGGTGGCCTTCCTCTGCGGCCCGGACGGCGGCTTCGTCAGCGGCCAGAATCTGCGCGTGACCGGCGGCATGGTCTGACCGCCGCCCCGTACGACAAGAGCCCGACCGGTCCGCGGACCGGTCGGGCTCTTCGCTGCCCCGGGGGCGCGGCCTCAGGCCGTGCTCAGCTCCTCGGCAGCGGGGTCCCCGGAGGCCGGTTCGCCGGAGTCCGGTTCCCCGGAGGCCGTCCTGCGTTCCTCGCGCCGGGCCGCCACCCGCTCCCGCAGCAGCCGCGCCCGGCGGAAGAGCGCCTGGTAGTCCGCGTCACGGACGAGCACGGCGTCGATGGCCATCATGGCGAAGCCGAACGTCATCAGGCCCATGCCGGCCATGATGCCGATGTGCATCCCGGCGATGCCCAGGACGACCGCCTCGCGGAACCACCGGCGCGAGGTGAGCGCCGCCGGGAGGACGAGCAGCTGCACCACGATCGCGAAGTAGGTGACGAGGGTCGTCAGGACCAGACTGTCCATCAGCTGGGGGAAGGCGGAGCTGTAGGTGTACTGCCAGACATGGCTGATGTAGTAGAGCGCCGTACCCTCCTGCCACTGCGGCGCGGCCACCTTCCACAGGGCGGAGACGACATAGACCACGCACGCCTGGAAGACGATCAGCACGGCCGCCGTGTTGTGCAGCGAGGTCCGCAGATGCGGCTCGCCGGCGCGCCGCTCAAGGCGTGCGCGGACGCCCTTGGCCAACGGGCTGAAGTGGGCGTTGACGGTGGCGCCCATCAGCAGGATCAGCACGATGCCGGTGAGCGCGTCGCCGCCCTCCCACATCGTGTAGTTGCGGTGGTAGATGGAGGTCATGAACACCGCGTGGACCACCGTCAGGCTGCGCGAGCCGAGCACCGTCCAGGCGAGCGAGACCAGCAGCCCGGCGAAGTACACGAGGTCGAACCAGGTGCGGCCGTCGCTGAGCGCGTACAGCGAGAAGATGTGCTGGTCCCCGGTCAGCGCCTTGAAGGCGGCGAAGCCGGAATAGCTGTCCGGCCCCCACAGGAACGCGCGGTAGGGGATGTTGGAGACGTAGTACAGCGTGGTGCTCACGCCCAGCAGGACGCGGCAGAGCGAGAGTCCGACGAGGTACTTCGGGTGGCTGGACACACCGCGCAGCGCACGCGCGGCGGAGGTCTTCAGTCGGTCCATGGCTGGGCTCCAGGCCGGTAGTCGAACCAGCCGAGGTCGGTGAACACCTCGGAGCGGGGGTCCTCGGGCGAGTGGCGCACGTCGAAGCGCTTGACGGGCGTGTACGTGTAGTAGGCGCGCAGCCGGGTGACCCGGCCGTCCAGGTGGAGCTCGTCCACCAGCGGCGAAAGGACGGTGGCGGTGTCCGTCTTGGCCGCCTCCCGCAGGGCCGTCAGCTCGTTCTGCTGCCCGGAGAAGTCGGAGAGCGCCTTCTTCCGGGCCTCGTCGACGGCCGCCTCCTTGTCGTGCAGGCTGCCGAGTTCGACGCCGAGGTAGAGGCCGACCGCGCCCATGCGGTTCGGGGCGATGCGGATCTCCCGGGCGGTGCCGGCCATCTCGCGGGACAGCGACACCGGCTCGGTGGTGTGCCGGCCGCTCGCGTTCTCGTACTCGACCTGGTAGAAGACCTCGCCGTTGTAGTCCACCGAGTACGGGGCGAGGAGCATCCAGCTCTGCCGGAAGTAGGTGTCGGCGACCGGCGCGACCGCCTGGTACGCCTGGGTCCGCGCGGGCGAGACGGGCGCGTTGACGATGAGCGTCATGGCGACGAAGGCCAGGCCGAGCAGCGGCGGCAGCCCCATGCCGAGCAGTCTCCACCGGCCGGTGCCGGTGCGTGGTTCCGTCATGACCGGGGCTCCTGCTCCTGGGCCTGCTCCTGGGTGGCGGGGCGCGGGCCGGTGCTGCCGGCGATGCCCCAGCGGTGGGCCGGGACGGGTGTGAGGACGATCCAGGTCTGGTCCCGGATCTCCTCGCCGAACACGTTCACCGTCGCCTGGGTGAGCTGTTCGACCAGCTCCCGCTCGGTCTGCTCGGTCAGACGCTGTTCGAAGATCTTGACCTCGATGAAGGGCATGGTGGTTCCTGTCTGTCAGACGGCGGCGGCCGTGCCGCCGCGGAGGTTCGCGGCCGCGCCGGTGACGGCGGTGAGGGCGGCGGTCAGGGCGTCGACGAGATGGTCGACCTGGGAGTCGGTCAGCCCCGGGTGGCAGGGCAGGTTCATGTGCTGCTCGAACCAGAGCCGTTCGGCGACGGGGCACTCGCCGGGGCCGTGCCCGCGGAACCGCCACTCCGGCGTCAGATGCAGCGGGAAGTAGCGCAGCTGGGCCTCCACACCCCGCGCGTCGAGCTCGCGCAGCAGGGCGTCGCGCGTGTCCCGGTCGCTTACGAGGAAGGTGTAGAGGTGGTAGGCGTGGCCGACGCCCTCCGGCGCGGCGACCGGCCGGGTGCCGGGGAAGGCCGCGAGGACCTCGTCGAGCCTGCGGGCGATCAGCCGGCGGCGGGCCACCAGCTCGTCGAGCCGGTCCAGTTGGGCCAGGCCCACCGCGGCCGCCGCCTCGGACATCGTGGCGTTCGTGCCGGAGTTGCGGATGCCGGTGCAGGCGCGGTCGTAGATCTCGTCGGCGAACATCATCCAGGGCAGTGCGGCGGGCGCCTCCGCCGCGGCCGTACCGTGCTCGACGTAGACGCCGTCGACCGAGTTGTCCCGGTGGCGGCGCACCCGCTCCGCCCAGTCGTCGCGGTCCAGGGTGATCATGCCGCCCTCACCGAGGCTGGTGATGTTCTTGGTGGAGTGGAAGCTGAAGGTCGCGATGTCGGCCAGCGCACCGGGCCGGCGGCCGTGGTAGGTGGCGCCGAGCGCGTGGGCGCTGTCCTCGATCACCGTGATGCCGCGGGGCCGGGTGAGCGCCATGATGGCGTCCATGTCCGCCGGGCAGCCGCCGTAGTGGACCAGGATCACGGCCCGGGTCCGGTCGGTGATCAGCGGTTCGAGGGCGGCCGGGTCCATGTTCAGGGTGAGCGGGTCGATGTCGCAGAACCTGACCGTGACGTCCAGGTCGAGCAGCGGCTGGATGCTGGCCTGGAAGGTCTGCGGCGTCACCACGACCTCGTCGCCCGGGGCCAGGTCGAGCAGCCGGATGGCGATCTCCAGGGCCACCGTCCCGCTGGTCACCGACAGGGCGTGCCGGGCGCCGACGTGGCGGGCGAAGGCCTGTTCGAACGCCTCCCGCCACCCCCCGGCGGAGAGCGGGGCGTCGGAGGAGACGAGCCGCCCCAGGACGTCCAGTTCGCGATCGCCGATGACGCTGCCTCGGCGGCCGCCCGGCACGACGTAGCGTTGCTGCATACGGAGGTACCCCCATGACGGAAAGGCGTCCCGCGCCGTGCGGGACGTGGGCTGATGGGTGCCCGCGTGCCGGGCCCGGCGGAGCCGGGGCACGCGGGCGCGCCCCGGCGGCGTGGATCGCCGGGGCGGCGGTCCCGCCGGCCGGGGCGGACGCGGTCAGTCGGCGGCGGCCATGCGCTGCGCGAGTTCCGCGGAGAGGGCCTTCTTGTCGACCTTGCCGAGCCCGGTCAGCGGGAAGGCGTCGATGACTTCGAGGCGGTCCGGCAGCTTGTACTCGGCAAGGCCGCGGGCGCGCAGCAGACGCTTGAGCTCGGGGAGCCGGGGCGGCTCGCCGGCCGGTACGACGAAGGCGCAGACCCGTTCGCCCATGACCTCGTCGGGCATGGCGACCACGGCGGCCTGCTGGATCCCGTCGTGCACGGCGGTGACGTGCCGCTCCACCTCGGTGGCCGAGACCTTGTCGCCGCCGCGGATGACGACGTCCTTGACCCGGCCCTGGACGACCATGTCCCCGTCCTCGGTGAAGCGCACGAGGTCGCCGCTGCGGTAGAAGCCGTCCTCGGTGAACGCCCCGGCGTTGTGCTCCTCGGCGCGGTAGTAGCCGCGCAGGGTGTACGGGCCGCGGGTCAGCAGTTCACCGGTCTCGCCCGGGGCCACCGGCCGGTCCTCGAAGTCCACCACCCGGATCTCGTCGGCGGGGGAGATGGGCCGGCCCTGGGTGGTGAGCACCCGGTCGAGCGGGTCGTCGTAGCGGGTGAAGGTGAGGAGGCCCTCGGCCATGCCGAACACCTGCTGGAGCCGGCAGCCCAGGGCCGGGGTGACCCGGGCGGCCACCTCGGGGTGGAGCTTGGCGCTGCCGATCTGCAGCACCGAGAGGCTGCTCAGATCCCGCTCGGTCCACTCGGCCGCGTCCAGCCACATGTGGGCGATGGTCGGCACGCAGGAGGTCATGGTGACCCGCTCCCGCTCGATGAGCGCGAAGCACTCGTCGGGGTTCGGCGTCCTGGCGAGCACGACCGTGCCGCCCTTGCTCAGGGTGCCGAGCACGCCCGGGCAGCCCCAGGTGAAGTTGAACTCGATCGGAAGGACGGCCAAGTAGATGGTGTCGCCGTCGAGTTCGCAGATCTCCGAGGCGGCGCGGATCTGGTACGCGTAGTCCTCGTGGGTCCGCGGGATGAGCTTGGGCAGCGCGGTCGTGCCGCCGGACAGCAGGAAGAAGGCGGCGTCCGTCGGGTCCGCGCCGGCCGGCTCGTCCTGGGCCGGGACCGCGGCCGGAGTCGCCGACAGCTCCTCCAGGGAGCTGTGCGGGCCGGGGTCGCCGAGGACGAACACCTCGCGCAGGGACGGGACCGAGGCGAGCACCTCCGAGGCCAGTTCGCGGTGGTCGAAGCCCTGATGGACGTCCGGCACCACATAGGCGACGGCACCGGAGTGCGCGCACAGATGGCTGATCTCGTGGCGCCGGTGCGCCGGCAGCGCGAAGACGGGCAGCGCGCCGAGCCGGAAGAGACCGAAGCAGACGGCCACGAACTCCGGGGTGTTGGGGAGCTGGACCACGACCCGGTCGCCCGGCCCGACGCCGCGCGCGGCGAAGCCCGCAGCCAGCCGGTCCGCCCAGGTGTCGAGTCCGGCGTACGTCACGCGCCGGTCACCGCCGACGAGGGCGGTCCGGTCGCCGTACGCGGCCGCCCAGCCGCGCAGCAGCCGCCCCAGCGTCTCCCCCCGCCAGTATCCGGCCTCCCGGTATGCCGCTGCGGTGGCCTCCGGCCAGGGAACGCATCCGTCCTGCATTTTCAGTCCTTTCTCCTGTCAACACAATCGATGGTTTCCGGGGCTGATATTTTGGTGATGCTAACCGAGCCGTCAGAGTTTCGGCACCGCCAATATCCGACGCTTTAGGATGCGGCACAACGCGTCAATAGCCCCTTTTAAGGGGCCTTTTAGGGGCGGCGGCTAGGGTTGATTCCCGGTTGAGCCGTCAGACGGATCCGAATGGTGCGGTGTGGAAATTGAGTAACCAAGGTGTCATTCCGGA from Streptomyces fradiae includes:
- a CDS encoding HAD-IIIC family phosphatase — translated: MSETGTTAKTAETAETAETADTGKTVKCVVWDLDHTVWDGVLLEDGRVTVRPGVADAIRTLDERGILHSIASRNDHAAAMARLEELGLAEYFLHPQINWGAKSASVRSVAEALNIGLDTIAFIDDQPFERDEVSFALPQVRCLDAAELPGLTRLPELMPRFATDDSRRRREMYRADQVRKDAEERFDGAQDEFLARLGMRFEIAPAGEPDLQRAEELTVRTNQLNTTGVTYSYEELDAFRTSDRHLLLTASLTDRYGPYGTIGLALVEKGEEDWHLRLLLMSCRVMSRGVGTVLINHVKRLARDAGARLIADFVPTDRNRMMYVSFKFNGFEEISREDGRVRFAADLSSIPPDPAYLDVRAAG
- a CDS encoding SDR family oxidoreductase; its protein translation is MTLSQKKALVTGGSRGIGRGVVERLAAEGADVAFTYREREAEAKEVVAAVEAAGRTAYALRVDLTEVAEVRRTMAEAHRLLGGLDILVNNAAAAATATRIDAVTEEEFDGAMAVNARAVFFALQEASRLMNDGGRIINLSTANTALPVPGVSLHAGSKAAVEQYTRVAAQEFGPRGITVNAISPGATDTELLRANITQEGMELAVRMTPLGRIGEPADIAGVVAFLCGPDGGFVSGQNLRVTGGMV
- a CDS encoding DUF5819 family protein, which codes for MTEPRTGTGRWRLLGMGLPPLLGLAFVAMTLIVNAPVSPARTQAYQAVAPVADTYFRQSWMLLAPYSVDYNGEVFYQVEYENASGRHTTEPVSLSREMAGTAREIRIAPNRMGAVGLYLGVELGSLHDKEAAVDEARKKALSDFSGQQNELTALREAAKTDTATVLSPLVDELHLDGRVTRLRAYYTYTPVKRFDVRHSPEDPRSEVFTDLGWFDYRPGAQPWTD
- a CDS encoding 4-oxalocrotonate tautomerase family protein gives rise to the protein MPFIEVKIFEQRLTEQTERELVEQLTQATVNVFGEEIRDQTWIVLTPVPAHRWGIAGSTGPRPATQEQAQEQEPRS
- a CDS encoding DegT/DnrJ/EryC1/StrS family aminotransferase; amino-acid sequence: MQQRYVVPGGRRGSVIGDRELDVLGRLVSSDAPLSAGGWREAFEQAFARHVGARHALSVTSGTVALEIAIRLLDLAPGDEVVVTPQTFQASIQPLLDLDVTVRFCDIDPLTLNMDPAALEPLITDRTRAVILVHYGGCPADMDAIMALTRPRGITVIEDSAHALGATYHGRRPGALADIATFSFHSTKNITSLGEGGMITLDRDDWAERVRRHRDNSVDGVYVEHGTAAAEAPAALPWMMFADEIYDRACTGIRNSGTNATMSEAAAAVGLAQLDRLDELVARRRLIARRLDEVLAAFPGTRPVAAPEGVGHAYHLYTFLVSDRDTRDALLRELDARGVEAQLRYFPLHLTPEWRFRGHGPGECPVAERLWFEQHMNLPCHPGLTDSQVDHLVDALTAALTAVTGAAANLRGGTAAAV
- a CDS encoding (2,3-dihydroxybenzoyl)adenylate synthase, translated to MQDGCVPWPEATAAAYREAGYWRGETLGRLLRGWAAAYGDRTALVGGDRRVTYAGLDTWADRLAAGFAARGVGPGDRVVVQLPNTPEFVAVCFGLFRLGALPVFALPAHRRHEISHLCAHSGAVAYVVPDVHQGFDHRELASEVLASVPSLREVFVLGDPGPHSSLEELSATPAAVPAQDEPAGADPTDAAFFLLSGGTTALPKLIPRTHEDYAYQIRAASEICELDGDTIYLAVLPIEFNFTWGCPGVLGTLSKGGTVVLARTPNPDECFALIERERVTMTSCVPTIAHMWLDAAEWTERDLSSLSVLQIGSAKLHPEVAARVTPALGCRLQQVFGMAEGLLTFTRYDDPLDRVLTTQGRPISPADEIRVVDFEDRPVAPGETGELLTRGPYTLRGYYRAEEHNAGAFTEDGFYRSGDLVRFTEDGDMVVQGRVKDVVIRGGDKVSATEVERHVTAVHDGIQQAAVVAMPDEVMGERVCAFVVPAGEPPRLPELKRLLRARGLAEYKLPDRLEVIDAFPLTGLGKVDKKALSAELAQRMAAAD